In Acaryochloris marina S15, a single genomic region encodes these proteins:
- a CDS encoding heme o synthase → MQKTVWAEVPWLHPGFAQTCIDFYQLTKPRLILLFLITTAAAMWVASSGQVGPRLFLTTLLAGACAAGSANTINCIYDRDIDYIMERTRHRPLPSGRIQVWQASIFAAALALIAFLLLDFGANLLSACLAMAGIAVYIGVYTYWLKRSSTQNIVIGGAAGAIPPLVGWAAVTGELSWAAWVLFAIIFIWTPPHFWPLAMMIEEDYSKVGVPMMPVVKGMATTANQTFIYTLLLLPVTLLLVYPLQVSGPLYASIAIVLWAQFIHKAWQLTQTPEDKQMARSVFKFSILYMMLLCAGMGVDSLPWTQQMWHHSTHILQAWIPSIG, encoded by the coding sequence ATGCAAAAAACCGTATGGGCTGAGGTTCCTTGGCTTCATCCTGGTTTTGCTCAGACCTGCATCGATTTCTATCAACTGACGAAACCCCGGCTGATTCTGTTGTTCTTAATTACAACAGCAGCTGCTATGTGGGTTGCTTCCTCTGGACAAGTCGGCCCAAGATTATTTTTGACGACTTTGCTAGCAGGCGCTTGTGCTGCAGGGTCGGCGAATACCATCAACTGTATTTACGATCGCGACATCGATTACATCATGGAGCGAACCCGGCATCGTCCTCTTCCTTCTGGGCGAATCCAAGTCTGGCAGGCCAGCATCTTTGCAGCAGCATTAGCTCTAATAGCCTTTCTGCTCTTGGACTTTGGAGCGAACCTCCTCAGTGCATGCCTAGCGATGGCGGGTATCGCTGTTTATATCGGCGTCTATACCTACTGGCTCAAGCGCTCATCCACCCAAAACATTGTCATTGGGGGTGCTGCAGGGGCTATTCCGCCCTTAGTTGGCTGGGCTGCTGTCACAGGAGAATTGAGCTGGGCGGCTTGGGTACTGTTTGCCATCATTTTCATCTGGACGCCACCCCATTTTTGGCCTCTCGCCATGATGATTGAAGAGGACTACTCCAAAGTTGGCGTTCCCATGATGCCCGTGGTTAAAGGCATGGCCACCACTGCCAATCAAACCTTTATCTACACGCTACTGTTGTTACCGGTTACTTTGTTACTGGTCTATCCCTTACAGGTGTCTGGCCCGCTATACGCATCGATTGCCATTGTGCTCTGGGCCCAGTTTATTCACAAAGCCTGGCAGCTGACTCAAACACCAGAAGATAAGCAAATGGCCCGGTCAGTCTTTAAGTTTTCGATTCTGTACATGATGCTGCTCTGCGCAGGCATGGGAGTGGATAGCTTGCCCTGGACTCAACAGATGTGGCACCACTCCACTCATATCCTGCAAGCTTGGATACCCAGTATTGGTTAA
- a CDS encoding ABC transporter permease yields the protein MTTTSANTNSIADSGVQADLLTTPGIVSGEFLQETVALTRRLFIQLKRRPTTLIAGIIQPLMWLVLFGALFKNVPEGLFGTSQSYGQFLSAGVIVFTAFSGALNAGLPVMFDREFGFLNRLLVAPLASRFSIVMASAIFITTLSLVQTLAIMALSFFMGAGLPNTVGLAIVALIVLLLVLGVTALSLGLSFALPGHIELIAVIFVTNLPLLFASTALVPLTFMPTWLQVVASLNPLSFAIEPIRYLYLHNDWSFTSVVMEAPWGSVSLAGSLLLLFGFDALALLSIQKLLYRRLG from the coding sequence ATGACCACCACCTCCGCTAACACCAACTCAATCGCTGACTCAGGTGTTCAAGCCGATTTATTGACAACTCCTGGCATTGTTTCTGGCGAATTTTTACAAGAGACGGTCGCCCTAACCCGCCGTCTGTTCATTCAACTGAAGCGACGCCCCACCACCTTAATTGCTGGCATTATTCAGCCTTTGATGTGGTTGGTTCTGTTTGGCGCCCTGTTTAAAAATGTACCGGAAGGCCTATTCGGAACGAGCCAAAGCTATGGCCAGTTCCTCAGCGCAGGCGTCATTGTGTTTACGGCCTTTAGTGGCGCTTTAAATGCGGGTCTCCCTGTCATGTTTGACCGGGAATTTGGGTTCTTGAACCGACTGCTGGTGGCTCCCCTGGCATCCCGCTTTTCCATCGTGATGGCATCAGCGATTTTCATCACCACCTTAAGTTTGGTCCAAACCCTAGCGATTATGGCTCTGAGCTTCTTTATGGGAGCTGGTTTACCCAATACGGTGGGTTTAGCCATTGTTGCTCTCATTGTTTTACTCCTAGTTTTAGGCGTGACAGCCCTTAGCCTGGGACTTTCCTTTGCATTACCGGGTCACATCGAACTAATTGCCGTTATCTTTGTCACGAATTTGCCTCTGCTGTTTGCCAGCACAGCTTTAGTCCCCTTAACCTTTATGCCCACTTGGCTACAGGTGGTGGCAAGCTTGAATCCCCTCAGCTTCGCCATTGAGCCGATTCGTTACCTTTATCTCCATAACGACTGGAGCTTCACTAGCGTTGTGATGGAAGCACCTTGGGGATCTGTAAGCCTAGCGGGTTCTTTATTACTGCTATTCGGATTTGATGCCCTCGCACTCCTAAGCATTCAAAAGCTACTCTACCGCCGCCTTGGCTAG
- a CDS encoding peptide ligase PGM1-related protein, which yields MKDLAAVEQAFKRLQAQLCDRWQEIETVDTGHSDILVIPSFSVDQQELQKIDGFLHYEERLLFSLIRLRDPKTRLIYVTSQPLPPIVIDYYLQLLPGIPFSHARDRLLLLPIYDQSLKPLSQKILERPRLMERIRHSMRPGCSYMICFNSTDLEREISVKLNIPLLAADPTLLHLGTKSGSRQVFAECGIPHPDGSLLVWDTEALIEAAVALWQRQPQLQRMVVKLNEGFSGEGNALLDLRNVGDIETSEKRRNVICDRIPHLTFESPTETWSHFCDRIPKLGAIVEAFIEGEYKTSPSVQGQITPNGEVEILSTHDQILGGPNQQIYLGCRFPASEEYRLRLQQLGLKVGENLAKKGVLERYGVDFVVAKRILADGSTHWDVQAIEINLRKGGTTHPFMTLKLLTNGLYDMHSGLFFGQQGLPKYYVASDNLCESSYQGLLPDDLMDIIARHHLHFDTGSEMGTVFHLMGCLSEFGKVGLTSIANSPEQADTIYNQVIEILNQETQPPTQTQDTDPTLPIGWSIGS from the coding sequence ATGAAAGACCTAGCGGCTGTCGAACAGGCATTTAAACGGCTTCAAGCTCAGTTATGTGATCGCTGGCAGGAGATTGAAACTGTAGATACGGGGCATTCCGATATTTTGGTAATTCCCTCGTTTAGTGTGGATCAACAAGAGCTGCAAAAGATTGATGGGTTTTTGCATTACGAGGAGCGGCTCCTGTTTTCGCTGATCCGGCTTCGTGATCCGAAAACCCGCTTGATTTATGTGACATCCCAACCGCTGCCGCCGATTGTGATTGATTATTATCTCCAGCTTTTACCAGGCATTCCGTTTTCCCATGCCCGAGATCGCTTGTTGCTATTGCCCATTTACGATCAGTCTCTTAAGCCCCTCAGCCAGAAGATTCTAGAACGGCCTCGATTGATGGAGCGAATTCGGCATTCTATGCGACCAGGTTGTTCCTACATGATCTGCTTTAACTCGACGGACTTAGAACGGGAAATTTCGGTCAAACTCAATATTCCTCTATTGGCTGCTGATCCAACCCTTTTACATTTAGGGACGAAAAGTGGGAGTCGGCAGGTCTTTGCGGAGTGTGGTATTCCTCATCCTGATGGCAGCCTGTTGGTGTGGGATACGGAAGCACTCATAGAGGCGGCAGTTGCCCTCTGGCAGCGTCAGCCCCAGCTTCAACGGATGGTCGTTAAGCTGAATGAGGGCTTTTCTGGAGAGGGAAATGCGTTGCTGGATCTGCGGAATGTTGGGGATATTGAGACGTCAGAAAAAAGACGAAACGTGATTTGCGATCGCATCCCCCATCTCACCTTTGAATCTCCCACGGAAACTTGGTCTCATTTTTGCGATCGCATCCCCAAACTCGGTGCGATTGTTGAAGCTTTTATTGAAGGGGAATATAAGACCTCTCCCAGTGTCCAGGGCCAAATTACCCCTAATGGCGAAGTAGAAATTCTTTCAACCCATGATCAGATTTTAGGGGGGCCTAATCAACAAATTTATTTAGGGTGCCGGTTTCCCGCTTCAGAAGAGTATCGCCTCCGACTTCAGCAGTTGGGCCTCAAAGTCGGTGAGAATCTGGCCAAAAAAGGGGTGCTGGAGCGATATGGGGTTGATTTTGTCGTAGCCAAGCGCATTTTGGCGGATGGGAGTACCCATTGGGATGTCCAAGCCATTGAAATTAACCTGAGAAAAGGGGGCACGACGCATCCCTTTATGACTCTGAAACTGCTGACCAATGGCCTTTATGACATGCATAGTGGCTTGTTCTTTGGCCAACAAGGGTTACCGAAGTACTATGTGGCCTCGGATAATCTTTGTGAATCTTCCTATCAAGGATTATTACCAGACGACTTGATGGATATTATCGCCCGCCACCATCTCCATTTTGATACGGGAAGTGAGATGGGTACGGTTTTTCATCTGATGGGCTGTTTGTCCGAGTTTGGCAAAGTCGGTCTGACCAGTATTGCTAATTCACCAGAACAGGCAGACACGATTTATAACCAGGTGATTGAGATTTTGAACCAAGAGACCCAGCCACCCACTCAGACCCAAGACACTGATCCGACCCTACCGATTGGTTGGAGTATCGGTAGTTGA
- a CDS encoding heme A synthase, with protein sequence MALLTLFLMALGSATRVMNAGLSCPDWPLCYGELIPKDQMNLQVFLEWFHRLIASSLGLLMMALVGATWRWKSQLPKWVPVVTTLCLGLIIFQGVLGGLTVTQLLRFDIVTAHLATGLLFFSSMLVLGSSLMPYQGTGVVDRLPWLSTLAGVLIYFQSILGGLVASRWAAHQCLAGAKLCRIMYNHFIGVVPPTLAVLALVFLAWRTPALHPRLRGLGKLALGLLSLQILVGISTLRLHLQVVGLTVAHQAIGATLLGTLVIFSVIAIRDRHQAEYVQPLHTVPIRMAGSLEPS encoded by the coding sequence ATGGCCCTATTGACACTGTTTTTGATGGCCTTAGGCAGTGCAACCCGGGTGATGAATGCAGGGCTATCTTGTCCAGATTGGCCCTTATGCTACGGAGAGCTGATTCCCAAGGACCAAATGAATCTCCAGGTTTTTCTGGAGTGGTTTCACCGTCTGATTGCCTCCTCCCTTGGCCTATTGATGATGGCATTAGTGGGAGCAACCTGGCGGTGGAAATCCCAACTCCCCAAATGGGTGCCGGTCGTGACAACCCTGTGTCTTGGACTCATTATCTTCCAAGGCGTTTTAGGAGGGTTAACGGTCACTCAACTATTACGATTCGATATTGTGACCGCTCATTTGGCAACGGGATTGCTCTTTTTTAGCAGCATGTTGGTGCTGGGCAGTAGTTTGATGCCCTATCAGGGAACGGGAGTGGTTGATCGATTGCCTTGGCTCAGCACTCTAGCCGGAGTCCTCATCTATTTCCAGAGTATTCTCGGTGGCTTAGTCGCTTCTCGTTGGGCTGCTCACCAATGTTTGGCAGGGGCAAAGCTCTGCCGGATTATGTATAACCACTTTATTGGGGTTGTTCCTCCCACCTTAGCTGTTCTAGCGCTGGTGTTTTTGGCTTGGCGAACCCCAGCACTTCATCCGCGTTTAAGGGGATTGGGGAAACTTGCTTTAGGCTTGCTAAGCCTACAAATCTTAGTCGGCATATCGACCCTAAGATTACATCTACAAGTGGTAGGTTTAACTGTTGCCCATCAGGCAATTGGAGCGACTTTATTAGGCACCTTAGTGATCTTCAGCGTTATCGCGATTCGGGATCGTCACCAGGCCGAATATGTTCAGCCCTTACACACCGTGCCCATCAGAATGGCAGGCTCCTTAGAGCCTTCTTAA
- a CDS encoding ferredoxin-NADP reductase: MDYESMKGLAGEVEPKLMAILAEFNKTLKKYGISDARVVEFTLSDQEMPEMAGLSCNFSCWLSPSNLTCGIKCEFEASGTTGAKPAAIAAPTAATAEKAKPVAAAAPTKSAAPAAKKAKKKSDVPINIYRPNKPFVGKCVSNEELVGPGGIGTCRHLIFDISAGDLKYVEGQSIGIIADGTDAKGKPNKIRLYSIASAHRGDYLDDKTVSLCVRQLEYPDPDTGKTVYGVCSSFLCNLKPGDDVKITGPVGKEMLLPDDPNANIIMLGTGTGIAPFRSFLWHLFKENEDVNANPFWLPKLLGWVKPSDKPKFNGKTWLIFGVATTPNVLYNNDLEDLQRRYPNNFRLTKAISREQKNPEGGRMYIQHRVAEHAEELWKLIQQDNTHTYICGLKGMEKGIDEALSAVASKDGVNWSEFQREMKKAHRWHVETY, encoded by the coding sequence TAATGGCTATATTGGCTGAATTTAATAAAACGCTCAAAAAATACGGTATTTCTGATGCACGAGTGGTTGAGTTTACCCTCAGTGACCAAGAAATGCCGGAAATGGCAGGTCTGTCCTGCAACTTTTCGTGCTGGTTGTCCCCTAGCAATTTAACCTGTGGTATCAAATGCGAATTTGAAGCCTCCGGCACTACAGGAGCTAAACCTGCGGCCATCGCCGCACCTACTGCTGCAACAGCTGAGAAGGCTAAGCCTGTAGCGGCAGCAGCTCCCACGAAGTCTGCTGCACCTGCGGCGAAAAAAGCCAAGAAAAAATCGGATGTTCCTATTAATATCTACCGTCCGAATAAACCCTTTGTGGGCAAGTGCGTTTCCAACGAAGAGCTCGTTGGCCCTGGTGGTATTGGTACCTGTCGACATCTGATTTTCGATATTTCTGCCGGTGATTTGAAATATGTCGAAGGCCAGAGTATTGGCATCATTGCAGACGGAACTGATGCTAAAGGCAAGCCTAATAAGATTCGCCTCTACTCCATTGCGTCTGCCCACCGGGGTGATTACCTAGACGATAAAACCGTCTCTCTTTGTGTGCGCCAATTAGAGTATCCCGATCCAGACACGGGTAAAACGGTATATGGAGTTTGTTCCAGCTTCCTTTGTAATCTTAAGCCTGGAGATGATGTCAAAATCACGGGGCCTGTGGGTAAAGAGATGCTCTTACCCGATGATCCCAACGCCAATATCATTATGCTAGGGACAGGAACTGGAATTGCCCCCTTCCGCTCTTTCCTCTGGCACTTGTTCAAAGAGAATGAAGATGTCAATGCCAATCCGTTCTGGCTACCCAAGTTATTGGGTTGGGTCAAGCCCAGTGACAAGCCCAAGTTTAATGGAAAGACCTGGTTGATTTTCGGCGTAGCTACGACTCCCAATGTCCTGTACAACAATGATCTAGAAGATCTGCAACGTCGCTATCCCAATAACTTCCGCTTAACGAAGGCCATTAGTCGTGAGCAAAAGAATCCTGAGGGTGGACGGATGTATATCCAGCACCGGGTAGCAGAGCATGCAGAAGAACTCTGGAAACTGATCCAACAGGATAATACCCACACCTATATTTGTGGTTTGAAAGGGATGGAAAAAGGCATTGATGAAGCGCTCAGTGCCGTTGCTAGTAAAGATGGCGTTAATTGGAGTGAATTTCAACGAGAAATGAAAAAAGCTCATCGCTGGCATGTAGAAACCTACTAA
- a CDS encoding DUF4870 domain-containing protein, which yields MVANIYDPDKRKLLSSLSHGSIFLSALVLSIGIPLVILLVSDDPVVKANAREAINFHVNVWFYGILFGILCWVLLGWPLLGLLFVVQWVMPVLAIRHCLQDPDEPYNYSFIFHVL from the coding sequence ATGGTTGCCAATATCTATGATCCAGATAAACGCAAACTCCTGTCGTCTTTGAGTCATGGTTCAATTTTTCTGAGTGCCTTGGTATTATCCATCGGTATTCCACTGGTCATTTTGCTCGTGTCGGATGACCCAGTTGTCAAAGCAAATGCCAGAGAAGCGATTAACTTTCACGTCAATGTTTGGTTCTATGGCATCTTATTCGGCATCCTCTGTTGGGTTTTACTAGGATGGCCGCTGTTAGGTTTGTTATTTGTTGTGCAGTGGGTGATGCCAGTTTTAGCGATTCGCCATTGTCTACAGGACCCAGATGAACCTTACAACTACTCATTCATTTTTCATGTGCTTTAG
- a CDS encoding ABC transporter ATP-binding protein yields the protein MAPAVLIQNLKKSYGKVEAVKDVSFQIQPGEIFGLLGPNGAGKTTTLRCLCSLATPDGGNIEVNGVSVRKYPRAARQLLGYIAQEVALDKVLTGRELLQLQAALYHLPAKTIADQVEKVLTLLDLQSWADTKTGTYSGGIRKRLDLAAGLLHAPAVLVLDEPTVGLDIESRVVIWDFLQGLRERGTTILLTSHYLEEIDALADRVAIIDQGTVIAEGAPTELKDQVGGDRVTLKIREFTPDQEAQQAQEMTTALPFVQDVIINPAQGNSLNMVVSSQGDALLNIQTALKEAGLPIFSIAQARPSLDDVYLAATGRTLLDAEMAAAGTRDRKKERKENMR from the coding sequence ATGGCTCCTGCTGTTCTCATCCAAAACCTAAAAAAATCCTACGGCAAGGTTGAAGCAGTTAAAGATGTCTCCTTTCAAATTCAACCGGGAGAGATTTTTGGCTTGCTAGGACCCAATGGTGCTGGTAAAACCACAACCTTGCGTTGCCTATGCAGCTTAGCCACACCTGATGGTGGCAACATCGAGGTGAATGGGGTCTCTGTGCGAAAATATCCCAGAGCTGCCCGTCAACTGTTGGGATATATTGCCCAAGAAGTAGCCCTGGATAAAGTCCTAACCGGTCGTGAATTGCTGCAACTGCAAGCGGCCCTCTATCATTTACCTGCCAAAACGATTGCTGACCAGGTAGAAAAAGTTTTAACGCTTCTGGATTTACAAAGTTGGGCGGACACTAAAACAGGAACCTATTCTGGCGGCATTCGTAAACGTCTAGACCTGGCAGCTGGTCTCTTGCATGCGCCGGCTGTCTTAGTTTTAGATGAACCCACCGTAGGGTTAGATATTGAAAGTCGGGTCGTGATCTGGGACTTCCTGCAAGGGCTGCGAGAGCGAGGCACAACGATTCTGCTGACTAGCCATTATTTAGAAGAGATCGATGCCCTTGCCGATCGCGTCGCCATCATTGACCAAGGTACCGTGATTGCCGAAGGAGCTCCCACGGAACTTAAAGACCAAGTTGGGGGAGATCGAGTCACCCTTAAGATTCGGGAGTTCACCCCAGATCAAGAGGCACAACAGGCCCAGGAAATGACCACCGCCTTGCCCTTTGTTCAGGATGTGATTATTAACCCTGCCCAAGGCAACTCACTCAATATGGTGGTCTCTTCCCAAGGAGATGCCCTGTTAAATATTCAAACTGCCCTTAAAGAGGCCGGGTTGCCCATCTTCAGCATTGCCCAAGCCCGTCCGAGTTTGGACGATGTTTATCTGGCTGCCACAGGTCGAACTTTATTGGATGCTGAAATGGCAGCAGCAGGCACCCGCGATCGCAAAAAAGAACGCAAAGAAAATATGCGTTAG